One part of the Mya arenaria isolate MELC-2E11 chromosome 3, ASM2691426v1 genome encodes these proteins:
- the LOC128226833 gene encoding uncharacterized protein LOC128226833 isoform X4 has protein sequence MQPTLTAIPVYDDAVDLDNDYDYIMSRALRSYRQHRECEKAETRRGPLKSAYIRRHQLRPKTAPPARFIEAIKVRHVNGATEGQSLVGGHFVPRVDAIKEVSEANPVSNEERSPRRVLQVAKVDLNMMQDANRKTASYMKRNAPAHPWHSHSYPSVRPMEKFVRPPHAYMSASVGERDLSSALSSSSSRSSSAKSSPQHRPMCRPSSGASKSSTNSKLSPNNKYYYDGGLFTHPKENHSDYFVIHPDWVSESMSIQKLSLSERTKQLPPKSKSMTWPQRRCYSAPPSKYRNPITWENIQTT, from the exons ATGCAACCAACATTAACAGCAATCCCCGTGTATGACGATGCAGTCG ATCTGGATAATGACTACGACTACATTATGTCACGAGCACTACGGTCCTACCGGCAGCACCGGGAGTGCGAGAAGGCTGAGACGCGGCGAGGACCGCTCAAGAGCGCCTACATTCGGCGTCACCAGCTAAGACCAAAAACGGCACCGCCGGCCAGATTCATAGAAGCGATCAAGGTCCGTCACGTGAACGGCGCGACGGAAGGACAATCCTTAGTCGGTGGCCACTTTGTGCCCAGGGTGGACGCCATAAAAGAAGTGTCAGAGGCAAACCCGGTGTCAAATGAGGAAAG ATCCCCTCGACGAGTGTTGCAAGTGGCCAAAGTAGACCTCAATATGATGCAAGACGCGAATCGGAAGACGGCCTCATATATGAAGAGGAACGCACCGGCCCACCCCTGGCACAGCCACAGCTACCCGTCCGTGCGACCTATGGAGAAGTTCGTGCGACCTCCGCACGCCTACATGTCCGCCTCCGTCGGCGAGCGCGACCTGTCGTCTGCTCTCTCCAGTTCCAGCTCGAGAAGCTCGAGCGCAAAAAGTAGTCCGCAACATAGACCAATGTGCAGACCATCTTCTGGCGCTTCGAAGTCTAGTACGAACTCGAAACTATCCcctaataataaatattactacGATGGTGGATTATTTACGCATCCTAAAGAAAATCACTCGGATTATTTTGTGATACATCCAGATTGGGTTTCTGAGTCTATGTCTATTCAAAAACTGAGCCTTTCAGAAAGGACCAAACAGCTTCCACCAAAAAGCAAATCCATGACTTGGCCACAAAGACGGTGTTACAGTGCGCCACCATCGAAATACCGCAACCCTATTACTTGGGAAAATATACAGActacataa
- the LOC128226833 gene encoding uncharacterized protein LOC128226833 isoform X2 gives MWTRAYGGMELVEYPEFWDAGHVMPPNSSEQTGVPGCTIRIPVASNYDLDNDYDYIMSRALRSYRQHRECEKAETRRGPLKSAYIRRHQLRPKTAPPARFIEAIKVRHVNGATEGQSLVGGHFVPRVDAIKEVSEANPVSNEERSPRRVLQVAKVDLNMMQDANRKTASYMKRNAPAHPWHSHSYPSVRPMEKFVRPPHAYMSASVGERDLSSALSSSSSRSSSAKSSPQHRPMCRPSSGASKSSTNSKLSPNNKYYYDGGLFTHPKENHSDYFVIHPDWVSESMSIQKLSLSERTKQLPPKSKSMTWPQRRCYSAPPSKYRNPITWENIQTT, from the exons ACTGGTGTTCCTGGCTGTACGATCAGGATTCCTGTTGCTTCAAACTATG ATCTGGATAATGACTACGACTACATTATGTCACGAGCACTACGGTCCTACCGGCAGCACCGGGAGTGCGAGAAGGCTGAGACGCGGCGAGGACCGCTCAAGAGCGCCTACATTCGGCGTCACCAGCTAAGACCAAAAACGGCACCGCCGGCCAGATTCATAGAAGCGATCAAGGTCCGTCACGTGAACGGCGCGACGGAAGGACAATCCTTAGTCGGTGGCCACTTTGTGCCCAGGGTGGACGCCATAAAAGAAGTGTCAGAGGCAAACCCGGTGTCAAATGAGGAAAG ATCCCCTCGACGAGTGTTGCAAGTGGCCAAAGTAGACCTCAATATGATGCAAGACGCGAATCGGAAGACGGCCTCATATATGAAGAGGAACGCACCGGCCCACCCCTGGCACAGCCACAGCTACCCGTCCGTGCGACCTATGGAGAAGTTCGTGCGACCTCCGCACGCCTACATGTCCGCCTCCGTCGGCGAGCGCGACCTGTCGTCTGCTCTCTCCAGTTCCAGCTCGAGAAGCTCGAGCGCAAAAAGTAGTCCGCAACATAGACCAATGTGCAGACCATCTTCTGGCGCTTCGAAGTCTAGTACGAACTCGAAACTATCCcctaataataaatattactacGATGGTGGATTATTTACGCATCCTAAAGAAAATCACTCGGATTATTTTGTGATACATCCAGATTGGGTTTCTGAGTCTATGTCTATTCAAAAACTGAGCCTTTCAGAAAGGACCAAACAGCTTCCACCAAAAAGCAAATCCATGACTTGGCCACAAAGACGGTGTTACAGTGCGCCACCATCGAAATACCGCAACCCTATTACTTGGGAAAATATACAGActacataa
- the LOC128226833 gene encoding uncharacterized protein LOC128226833 isoform X3, with protein sequence MESDNVETRQTGVPGCTIRIPVASNYDLDNDYDYIMSRALRSYRQHRECEKAETRRGPLKSAYIRRHQLRPKTAPPARFIEAIKVRHVNGATEGQSLVGGHFVPRVDAIKEVSEANPVSNEERSPRRVLQVAKVDLNMMQDANRKTASYMKRNAPAHPWHSHSYPSVRPMEKFVRPPHAYMSASVGERDLSSALSSSSSRSSSAKSSPQHRPMCRPSSGASKSSTNSKLSPNNKYYYDGGLFTHPKENHSDYFVIHPDWVSESMSIQKLSLSERTKQLPPKSKSMTWPQRRCYSAPPSKYRNPITWENIQTT encoded by the exons ACTGGTGTTCCTGGCTGTACGATCAGGATTCCTGTTGCTTCAAACTATG ATCTGGATAATGACTACGACTACATTATGTCACGAGCACTACGGTCCTACCGGCAGCACCGGGAGTGCGAGAAGGCTGAGACGCGGCGAGGACCGCTCAAGAGCGCCTACATTCGGCGTCACCAGCTAAGACCAAAAACGGCACCGCCGGCCAGATTCATAGAAGCGATCAAGGTCCGTCACGTGAACGGCGCGACGGAAGGACAATCCTTAGTCGGTGGCCACTTTGTGCCCAGGGTGGACGCCATAAAAGAAGTGTCAGAGGCAAACCCGGTGTCAAATGAGGAAAG ATCCCCTCGACGAGTGTTGCAAGTGGCCAAAGTAGACCTCAATATGATGCAAGACGCGAATCGGAAGACGGCCTCATATATGAAGAGGAACGCACCGGCCCACCCCTGGCACAGCCACAGCTACCCGTCCGTGCGACCTATGGAGAAGTTCGTGCGACCTCCGCACGCCTACATGTCCGCCTCCGTCGGCGAGCGCGACCTGTCGTCTGCTCTCTCCAGTTCCAGCTCGAGAAGCTCGAGCGCAAAAAGTAGTCCGCAACATAGACCAATGTGCAGACCATCTTCTGGCGCTTCGAAGTCTAGTACGAACTCGAAACTATCCcctaataataaatattactacGATGGTGGATTATTTACGCATCCTAAAGAAAATCACTCGGATTATTTTGTGATACATCCAGATTGGGTTTCTGAGTCTATGTCTATTCAAAAACTGAGCCTTTCAGAAAGGACCAAACAGCTTCCACCAAAAAGCAAATCCATGACTTGGCCACAAAGACGGTGTTACAGTGCGCCACCATCGAAATACCGCAACCCTATTACTTGGGAAAATATACAGActacataa